One segment of Oxyura jamaicensis isolate SHBP4307 breed ruddy duck unplaced genomic scaffold, BPBGC_Ojam_1.0 oxyUn_random_OJ201, whole genome shotgun sequence DNA contains the following:
- the LOC118158815 gene encoding feather keratin 1-like, whose translation MSCYDICRPCGPTPLANSCNEPCVRQCEDSHVVIQPPTVLVTLPGPILSSFPQNTAVGSSASAAVGSNLSSQGVPISSGGFGGFGLGGLGCFFGGRACYPC comes from the coding sequence ATGTCCTGCTACGACATCTGCCGCCCCTGCGGACCCACCCCGCTGGCTAACAGCTGCAACGAGCCCTGTGTCAGGCAGTGCGAGGACTCCCACGTTGTCATCCAGCCTCCCACCGTGCTGGTCACCCTGCCAGGACCCAtcctcagctccttcccccagaaCACCGCCGTTGGATCTTCCGCATCAGCTGCCGTGGGCAGCAACCTCAGCTCCCAGGGAGTGCCCATCTCCTCTGGGGGATTTGGAGGCTTTGGCCTGGGAGGCCTGGGCTGCTTCTTTGGTGGAAGAGCCTGCTACCCCTGCTAG